In Leishmania mexicana MHOM/GT/2001/U1103 complete genome, chromosome 34, one DNA window encodes the following:
- a CDS encoding putative protein kinase: MINSRGKVSGYVKPASPGSAKDAVPFFAAAPRASYSSSDGHNPLIKDLLKDLDRNSSLDDVYGVGHLQAPNASNDDTFSNLDLQLRRPSEESTASCRSSARNRDKAATDILCKTGQRFVHAMWMHKLDDFFSPARGESAEDVLRRQLRKKDQEEVEAVVLSLVELLEEVRKARSQIVPVAGSLSLLDTPGRRRTSFNSMHSAVSTASLMRPPVHETNQLAMAYDQQGNRMINCYRVIANLGRGAYGKVKLGIDTNTGQKVAIKIIDKKLLKKLGGLGTSNQEAALKREIAIMKKVRHRNCVSLYEVIDDPDSHILYLIMEYVPNGPVVRLKPQGLSSTALESIEAGIPLNGEVCNKALMRCAVRQSANGDTASLTDAEINSNPTVFLCKPLSQHICALYLRQLVSGLRYMHKRNLVHHDIKPDNILVGTNHHVFLSDFGVSEILSTRREVENAVKKNRGGPSSDFSSEHSLKSDTSDSTNEDDTDNKPRLGGGTLLFTAPELFDGSVNKRLLDPHLTDVWALGVTLYCMLVGMSPFFGSTYSEVRTNILMQTFPWCGKTMYGTPLAAEWRVVLNGLLAKNPNNRWSLVRLKAFLDRSSFQQTMRQSALLEASTRARSFTSLDGDASPSPSTAQRAAGSVALLSAGTSAKGLKLPLACGSVSKDTNVSLPLPRVVSSSKTVSALSMEAGSAARSFLWDFGISEEEVRGATRTVKVEVMRQKTVLSAHTRTIVRRYVEWIRARMHARNFVPLSCASPLRRRSHVGSLVSVQMCAGANRSGKALTSNSERVHVTHVPVLAVASRLHRASEVSPIGARSFLFPPQRSPHSSAGDARTGRQRNGSCSSNNGSGRGLACGSVENRGLDGRLQSLDAALSIVNLQSTTDAHSLTFFSLTSSSASSQASFSLQTGYRGHHVDRETGYNDSILAGNLATSSEDTPASRNGMADKVSWCNVQTPSTVAQTMLPSSATPSYIAVEESRKGVGANGSKSRFQQFMRGKKAPSGASVSDDRTSNQPTLAPRSRSTVSPLLDSVLCSGTSGLGDSNSAGCCSAFPNPKTVSVAGRCLAVPPDEHASTVQLPGSMGNKYPVGPMQGRLCDGKLAVPALTSFEQVPRVTVSKRLPSVVRK; this comes from the coding sequence ATGATCAACTCACGAGGCAAGGTGAGCGGCTATGTCAAGCCGGCTTCGCCGGGCTCGGCGAAGGATGCAGTTCCGTtcttcgctgccgcccccagAGCATCTTACTCGAGCAGCGATGGGCACAACCCCCTCATCAAAGATCTCTTAAAGGACCTTGACAGGAACTCTTCCCTTGATGACGTCTACGGTGTCGGCCACTTGCAAGCACCGAACGCCAGCAACGATGATACCTTTTCGAACCTCGACCtacagctgcggcggcccaGCGAGGAATCGACGGCGAGCTGCCGTAGCAGCGCCCGAAACCGTGACAAGGCAGCCACGGATATTCTCTGCAAGACCGGTCAGCGCTTTGTGCACGCCATGTGGATGCACAAACTTGATGATTTCTTCAGCCCTGCTCGCGGTGAGAGCGCCGAGGACGTCCTGCGACGTCAGCTACGCAAGAAAGATcaagaggaggtggaggcagTGGTGCTGTCGTTAGTGGAGCTGCTTGAGGAGGTGCGCAAGGCAAGGAGCCAAATAGTGCCGGTCGCCGGCTCGCTCTCGTTGCTCGACACGCCTGGGCGAAGGCGTACCTCCTTCAACAGCATGCACTCCGCAGTGAGCACGGCCAGCCTCATGCGGCCACCGGTGCATGAGACGAATCAGCTCGCCATGGCGTACGATCAGCAGGGAAACCGCATGATTAACTGCTATAGGGTGATCGCGAATCTAGGACGTGGCGCGTACGGCAAAGTCAAGCTTGGGATCGACACCAATACCGGCCAGAAGGTAGCTATCAAAATAATTGACAAGAAGCTGCTCAAGAAGCTCGGTGGCCTAGGCACCAGCAAccaggaggcggcgctgaagcgcGAAATCGCCATCATGAAGAAAGTGCGCCACCGGAACTGCGTATCCCTATACGAGGTTATCGACGACCCAGATTCGCACATACTCTACCTAATCATGGAGTATGTGCCAAACGGGCCTGTTGTCAGGCTGAAGCCGCAGGGGCTTAGCAGTACTGCCCTGGAGTCCATCGAGGCCGGCATTCCGCTGAATGGCGAGGTCTGCAACAAGGCCCTGATGCGGTGTGCGGTGCGGCAGTCCGCCAACGGCGATACTGCGTCCCTCACCGACGCGGAGATCAACAGTAATCCGACGGTTTTCCTCTGCAAGCCGCTTAGCCAGCACATCTGTGCACTGTACCTGCGCCAACTTGTGAGTGGACTGCGATATATGCACAAGCGAAACCTCGTTCACCACGACATCAAGCCGGACAATATCTTGGTTGGCACCAACCATCACGTTTTTCTCAGCGACTTCGGCGTTAGCGAGATCCTCTCCACCCGGCGGGAGGTGGAAAATGCCGTGAAGAAAAACCGTGGCGGCCCGAGCAGCGACTTCAGTAGCGAGCACTCCTTGAAATCCGATACTAGCGATTCGACCAATGAGGATGACACTGACAACAAACCTCGCCTGGGTGGTGGCACGCTCCTCTTCACCGCGCCGGAGCTGTTTGACGGCTCGGTGAATAAAAGATTGCTCGATCCCCACCTGACCGACGTCTGGGCGCTCGGCGTCACGCTCTACTGCATGCTTGTTGGCATGTCCCCGTTTTTTGGTAGCACGTACTCCGAGGTGCGCACAAACATCCTGATGCAGACGTTCCCGTGGTGCGGCAAGACAATGTATGggacgccgctggcggcggagtgGCGGGTTGTGCTGAACGGGCTGCTGGCCAAGAACCCCAACAATCGCTGGTCGCTGGTGCGGCTCAAGGCGTTCCTCGACCGGAGCAGCTTCCAGCAGACCATGCGACAGAGTGCGTTGCTCGAGGCATCGACGCGGGCTCGTTCCTTTACCTCCCTGGACGGTGacgcatccccctccccttctacagcgcagcgcgccgctggctCGGTAGCGTTGTTGTCAGCCGGGACATCTGCCAAGGGACTCAAGCTGCCGCTCGCGTGTGGCTCGGTGTCGAAGGACACGAacgtctccctccctctcccccgtgTGGTTTCTTCTTCCAAGACCGTTTCCGCCTTGTCAATGGAGgcgggcagcgctgctcgcAGCTTCTTGTGGGACTTTGGCAtctcggaggaggaggtgcgaggCGCCACGCGAACGGTGAAGGTCGAGGTGATGCGGCAGAAGACCGTCCTctcggcgcacacgcgcaccatTGTGCGTCGCTACGTCGAATGGATtcgcgcgcgcatgcacgctCGGAACTTCGTTCCACTGAGCTGCGCCTCCCCTTTAAGGAGAAGGTCGCACGTCGGCTCCCTGGTCTCCGTGCAGATGTGCGCTGGCGCCAACAGGAGCGGCAAGGCGTTGACCTCCAACAGCGAAAGGGTACATGTGACGCACGTCCCTGTCCTCGCTGTGGCGTCAAGGCTTCACCGAGCCAGCGAGGTCAGCCCCATAGGCGCTAGATCTTTCTTGTTTCCTCCGCAGAGGAGCCCCCATTCCTCGGCGGGAGATGCTCGCACGGGGAGGCAGCGGAACGgtagctgcagcagcaaTAACGGCAGTGGTCGCGGGCTTGCTTGTGGCAGCGTGGAAAACCGTGGCTTGGACGGCAGATTACAGTCACTGGATGCCGCCCTCTCTATAGTGAACTTGCAGAGCACCACCGATGCGCACTCCCTCACCTTTTTTAGCTTGACGTCATCGAGTGCCTCGTCGCAGgcttccttttctttgcaGACCGGGTACCGTGGGCATCACGTCGACAGGGAAACCGGCTACAATGACAGCATCCTGGCGGGCAACTTGGCAACTTCGAGCGAGGATACGCCGGCGTCCAGGAACGGGATGGCCGACAAAGTCAGTTGGTGTAATGTACAGACGCCATCGACGGTCGCGCAGACGATGCTGCCCAGCAGCGCGACGCCTTCATATATTGCTGTGGAGGAGAGCCGAAAAGGGGTGGGCGCAAATGGCAGCAAGAGCCGGTTCCAGCAATTCATGCGCGGCAAGAAAGCACCGAGCGGCGCCTCTGTCAGTGACGACCGCACCTCTAATCAACCCACGCTTGCACCCAGGTCACGTTCCacggtgtcgccgctgctcgaTTCGGTtctctgcagcggcaccagcggcTTGGGAGACAGCAACTCAGCTGGGTGCTGTAGTGCATTCCCTAACCCGAAGACTGTCAGCGTGGCTGGCCGTTGTCTTGCCGTGCCACCAGACGAGCACGCCTCGACGGTGCAGTTGCCAGGCTCGATGGGCAACAAATACCCCGTAGGGCCGATGCAGGGGCGCCTTTGTGACGGTAAACTGGCTGTTCCCGCCTTGACATCCTTTGAGCAGGTGCCGCGCGTCACGGTCTCGAAGCGGCTTCCCTCTGTTGTTCGGAAATGA
- a CDS encoding putative ribonuclease produces MEITNSNAVSLLPYVGTLLRDCSFFAVDLEFSGIDHEGTEADAETPEQALHSLMRKPSDLYPAKLQAIKPYSMVQIGISVFTELASGDAKGVTSASGAASLTLPSSAAAHLRKEVAEFLAANVENHITYAETTAVVEGLLTSANGAAAGFTAAFKYITEQMMAVAQSLEVVATSSGICATAEQHPQIQSLPGLRYHYRFLEALSRAVASYRREITAIGAAALEAPVARYKVHTFSALTFPAATDSAADVTLNIDTAEFLVKNDMDLTRWVKEGLRFAPIKVAAAQLAKEAEAKLQQMNLLAQPHTVLPGYKECIGRKLDELLPLSPGELQLVRFVISLPDAGSGDMAAARVKQFYVGALRPLISFARGIVPESALPESIYTRDKLFKDEMDALAAIGMTKMSRKFMRAAITSSWGSGCGSSLVSHSYGSTLLETLLYATEVQRKPIVFYNGYTDVMFLLLALYGPQNMPPDLSSFKSLVRRHFPSLFDTRILSCSGPLQGLGNFTGKLSSVVDEMSKVNSIGPHVSFNFDPLVSGGRDATQHLVAHNAAFDALLTGKLFAFAKYGLENANVSVNLYENFLATYTTLMSINLQGSVDSVLQEGAVKVYYLPNTSGLRADTIREALAGCGITAMVMYRGSGYTIQPVGAACQMPDLMQVMKEALCARARSQIELYHISL; encoded by the coding sequence ATGGAAATTACCAACAGCAACGCGGTGTCGCTGTTGCCCTACGTTGGGACACTTTTGCGCGACTGCTCCTTCTTTGCGGTGGACCTGGAGTTTTCCGGCATCGACCATGAAGGCACCGAAGCTGACGCGGAAACACCAGAGCAAGCTCTCCACTCTCTCATGCGAAAGCCATCTGACCTGTACCCGGCAAAGTTGCAGGCTATCAAACCGTACAGCATGGTGCAGATCGGCATCTCCGTCTTCACGGAGTTAGCGTCCGGTGACGCCAAAGGAGTCACGAGCGCGAGCGGGGCAGCGTCTTTGACGTTgccctcctcggcggcggctcaCCTGAGaaaggaggtggcggagttTTTGGCGGCGAACGTCGAAAATCACATTACCTATGCGGAAACCACCGCCGTGGTGGAGGGATTGCTGACGAGCGCGAACGGCGCGGCCGCGGGCTTCACCGCGGCGTTCAAGTACATAACTGAGCAAATGATGGCTGTTGCGCAGTCGCTGGAGGTTGTTGCAACGTCCAGCGGTATTTGTGCCACGGCAGAGCAGCATCCGCAAATTCAGTCGCTCCCTGGCCTGCGGTACCATTACCGCTTCTTAGAGGCTCTCAGTCGCGCTGTTGCCAGCTATCGGAGAGAAATCACCGCcatcggcgcggcggcgttagaggcgccggtggcgcgcTACAAGGTGCACACGTTCTCTGCACTGACGTTCCCGGCTGCAACCGACTCCGCGGCGGACGTCACGCTCAACATCGACACCGCCGAGTTTCTCGTCAAGAACGACATGGACCTCACGCGCTGGGTGAAGGAAGGGCTCCGCTTTGCGCCGATAAAGGTGGCAGCTGCCCAACTCGCCAAGGAAGCGGAGGCGAAGTTGCAGCAAATGAACctgctggcgcagccgcacaccGTGCTGCCAGGGTACAAGGAATGCATCGGCAGGAAACTAGACGAGTtgcttcccctctctccaggCGAGCTGCAGCTAGTAAGATTTGTCATCTCTCTCCCGGACGCGGGGTCCGGTGATATGGCGGCAGCCAGGGTGAAGCAGTTCTACGTCGGAGCACTTCGTCCCCTTATTTCCTTCGCGCGCGGCATTGTTCCAGAGTCGGCGCTGCCAGAGTCCATCTACACGAGAGACAAACTCTTCAAGGACGAGAtggacgcgctggcggccatTGGGATGACGAAGATGAGCCGCAAATTTATGAGGGCAGCCATCACCAGCAGCTGgggcagcgggtgcggctCCAGTCTTGTCTCTCATAGTTATGGCAGCACCCTCTTGGAGACTCTCTTGTATGCAACCGAAGTGCAACGGAAGCCCATCGTCTTCTACAACGGCTACACGGATGTGATGTTTCTGCTGCTCGCGCTTTACGGGCCGCAGAACATGCCGCCGGACCTGTCGTCCTTTAagtcgctggtgcgccgtcATTTCCCGTCCCTGTTCGACACGCGCATCCTCAGCTGCTCTGGGCCGCTTCAGGGCTTGGGGAACTTCACAGGGAAGCTCTCGAGTGTGGTTGATGAGATGAGCAAAGTGAACTCTATCGGGCCACACGTGTCGTTTAACTTTGATCCGCTCGTCTCTGGTGGGCGTGACGCGACGCAGCACTTGGTGGCCCACAACGCGGCCTTTGATGCCCTGCTTACTGGCAAACTGTTTGCGTTTGCCAAGTACGGACTCGAAAATGCCAACGTCAGCGTCAACTTGTATGAGAACTTCTTGGCCACCTATACTACGTTGATGTCGATCAACCTGCAAGGCAGCGTAGACAGTGTGCTGCAGGAAGGGGCTGTAAAGGTGTACTACCTGCCGAACACGTCTGGGCTGCGGGCGGATACGATACGTGAGGCACTCGCGGGATGTGGGATCACAGCCATGGTGATGTACCGAGGGAGCGGTTATACCATTCAACCAGTAGGTGCTGCGTGTCAGATGCCGGATCTGATGCAGGTgatgaaggaggcgctgtGCGCTAGGGCTCGCTCGCAAATCGAATTGTATCACATTTCACTGTGA
- a CDS encoding putative aminopeptidase P yields MSAHDKSLAYPFPISMKMYREQCERLGASLQQAFPEGGHAAVLQAASEVPVNSTDCNYLFVQESYFNYLFGAEIPDAYGAVLAGGKTIFFIPRLPVDFATWMGPLPTPHGVKAQLEVEEVHYVDEMEQVLMGCGVHTAEVLKGTNTDSGLEVLQAKLPEGTALRTSTDYLYRALSSQRCYKTALEADVLKYVCQVSSAAHVKVMQIAKPGMSQHHLESTFLHDVYYNGGCRRVSYTCICATGPHGATLHYPDNNCVIEDGTMALLDMGGNYRGYAADITCSFPVNGKFTEAQKIIYNAVLDAHDRVMRTMKPGVEWMDMHLLAIRTICTHLIEAGILKGDIETLMAKEIMQYFQPHGLGHLLGIDVHDVGGYMEGCPERPTRKDCCRLRTARPIEEGLYMTIEPGCYFNKALLEMAKANPDIQEHLNMEKLEVYANFGGVRIESDVLVTKDGVVNYTLVPRTVEEIERTMAGAPFTKEVEVYHN; encoded by the coding sequence ATGTCCGCCCACGATAAGAGCTTGGCGTACCCCTTCCCCATCTCGATGAAGATGTATCGAGAGCAGTGTGAGCGGCTGGGCGCGTCGCTCCAGCAGGCGTTCCCGGAGGGTGGccacgcggcggtgctgcaggccgCCTCTGAGGTGCCGGTGAACTCGACGGACTGCAACTACCTCTTCGTGCAGGAGAGCTACTTCAACTACCTCTTCGGCGCGGAGATTCCGGACGCGTACGGCGCTGTGCTCGCGGGCGGCAAAACCATCTTCTTCATTCCGCGGCTGCCGGTGGATTTTGCGACGTGGATGGgcccgctgccgacaccgcATGGTGTgaaggcgcagctggaggtggaAGAGGTGCACTACGTGGACGAGATGGAGCAGGTGCTGATGGGCTGTGGGGTACACACCGCCGAGGTGCTGAAAGGCACGAACACGGACAGCGGTctcgaggtgctgcaggcgaaGCTGCCAGAGGGGACTGCGCTGAGAACGTCCACCGACTACCTTTATCGCGCGCTGAGCTCGCAGCGCTGCTACAAGACGGCCCTTGAGGCGGATGTGCTCAAGTATGTGTGCCAGGTGTCGAGCGCCGCGCACGTCAAAGTGATGCAGATTGCGAAGCCCGGCATGTCGCAGCACCATCTCGAGTCTACATTCCTCCACGACGTGTACTACAatggcggctgccgtcgtgtAAGCTACACTTGCATCTGCGCCACGGGCCCCCACGGTGCTACGCTGCATTACCCGGACAACAACTGCGTGATCGAGGACGGcacgatggcgctgctggacaTGGGCGGCAACTACCGCGGCTACGCCGCCGATATTACCTGCAGCTTCCCTGTGAACGGCAAGTTCACCGAGGCGCAGAAGATCATTTACAACGCGGTGCTCGACGCGCACGACAGGGTGATGCGCACGATGAAGCCGGGTGTTGAGTGGATGGACATGCACCTGCTCGCCATCCGCACAATTTGCACGCACCTGATCGAGGCGGGCATTCTCAAAGGCGACATCGAAACGCTCATGGCGAAGGAAATCATGCAGTACTTCCAACCACACGGCCTCGGCCACCTTCTCGGTATAGACGTGCACGACGTTGGCGGCTACATGGAGGGTTGCCCTGAGCGGCCGACGAGGAAGGACTGCTGCCGTCTGCGCACTGCGCGCCCGATCGAGGAGGGGCTTTACATGACCATCGAGCCTGGCTGCTACTTTAACAAGGCACTGCTGGAGATGGCGAAGGCGAACCCGGATATCCAGGAGCACCTGAACATGGAGAAGCTCGAGGTGTACGCGAACTTTGGTGGCGTGCGCATCGAGAGCGATGTCCTGGTCACGAAGGACGGCGTGGTGAACTACACTCTAGTGCCACGCACGGTGGAAGAGATCGAGAGAACGATGGCGGGTGCGCCCTTCacgaaggaggtggaggtgtaCCACAACTGA